The genomic DNA GCTGGAGACTTCATGAGGGCGGGTCCGTTGCCCGTGATGACTCAGGTCTGGTTGCACGTACGTGCGCTGGGTGCGCCTCGACGACGCGCGCTGCTGCTGCTTGTCAGCCTGGCCGCGCATCTGCTGATGATGGCCATCCCGATGCACGGTGCACCGATGGCTCACGGGGCCACGGCGTCCGCGGGCATCGCCTCACCCGGCATCGCCTCATCTGCCCCGGACCATGCGCGCATGGCTGGGATGGCCCACGTCGAGGCGTCCCACCAGCAGCATGGCGGGCACTGTGGCATCGAGTGGACGGCGTCACGCCCGCAGCCGAGCGCGACGGCGCTTCTGAGTCTCGCGGCACCGGTCAGCGTGGTGGACGTGCTGCCACTGACGGCGGGGCGCGTCCTGCCGGACGAGGTCGGGCCGCCGGCGCGCGGCGACTCGCAAGCCGTCCTCCAGGTGTTCAGGCTCTAGATTCGAGATCCGATATTTGAGATCCGATCTCATCTCTGGCTTGAGCAGACGACCCACCTGGAGGAGATTTCCATGAAACGCCTATGGTGGCTGGCCGGCCTGTCGGCGCTCGTTGCGCTGGCCGTCCTGCTGATGCCGATGACCGCGCTGCGCCTGCGGGCGCAGGCCGCCCCGGCGACGGGCCATTCGCTCGATCAGCTGACCGGCGACGACTTTGACCGGGCGTTCCTGGCGCAGATGACCATGCACCATGCGATGGCCGTCGAGATGGCGCGCCCGCTGCTGACCGGGGCGACGCACCCCGAGTTGAAGCAGCTCGGGCAGGCGATCACCGACGCCCAGACCCGCGAGATCACCCAGATGCGAGCCTGGGCAAAGGAGTGGTACGGACTTGAGCTGCCGGATCACCTCGCCATGATGGCCGCCCATCACCAGGGCCAGGGACAGGCCACCGGCATGCCGGGCATGCACTCGGGCGGCATGATGAACCCGGCCGGGATACCGATGCACCAGAGCATGCATCAGGGGCAAGGCATGCCAATGCATCAGGGGCAGGGCATGCCAATGCATCAGGGGCAGGGCGCTGGCCCGATCGGCATGATGGGCGACATGCATGCGATGTCGATGATGGCCGCCCTCGACAAGCTGCCGCCCAACCGCCTCGAAGCCGTCTTCATGAGCCTGATGATCCCACACCACCAGGATGCGCTGGACATGGCCGCGCTGATCCCCGACCGCGCGGCGCACCAGGAGATCAAGGATCTCGGTACGGCGATCACCACCTCACAGAGCGCGGAGATCGAGCAGATGAACGGCTGGCTCGCCAACTGGTACGGCCTCTAGCGCCGACCGAGGCCCGCGCCGCTGCCCTGCTGTCAGGCGGAGCAGCGGCGCGGGCCTCGGCCTCGTCGCCTGCTTCCCAGCGCGCTGCCACGCTCGGCTCAACCTCGTCGCGTCACCAGGAAGTGGGAGTCCAGTGTTGGACCCATCCGCCCAACAACGGCGACACCGCCTGCCGCGCCAGTCGACTGCACTCCTGGGGCGCCAGCAGGAGCTTGCCGACTTGCTGCGCATCTTCAAGGGTGAGGCGGCGCTCGTCACGCTGACCGGCCCGGGCGGCTCGGGCAAGACGCGTCTGGCCCTGGAGATCGCCGAGCGGCTCGCCGATGCCTTCGACGACGGAGCCCATCTCGTCGAGCTGGCATCGGTGACCGATCCCGACCGTGTCGCCTCGGCCATCGTCGCGTCGCTCAGGCTCCAGGAACCCCCCGGTCGCACGCCGCTCGATCTGCTGACCGGGCACTTCCGGGAGCGGCGTACACTCCTCGTGCTGGACAACTTCGAGCAGGTGATCGCGGCCGCGCCCCTTGTAGCAAGTCTCCTCCGGGCCTGTCCGACGCTCACCGTGC from Chloroflexota bacterium includes the following:
- a CDS encoding DUF305 domain-containing protein; the protein is MKRLWWLAGLSALVALAVLLMPMTALRLRAQAAPATGHSLDQLTGDDFDRAFLAQMTMHHAMAVEMARPLLTGATHPELKQLGQAITDAQTREITQMRAWAKEWYGLELPDHLAMMAAHHQGQGQATGMPGMHSGGMMNPAGIPMHQSMHQGQGMPMHQGQGMPMHQGQGAGPIGMMGDMHAMSMMAALDKLPPNRLEAVFMSLMIPHHQDALDMAALIPDRAAHQEIKDLGTAITTSQSAEIEQMNGWLANWYGL
- a CDS encoding AAA family ATPase, with protein sequence MLRIFKGEAALVTLTGPGGSGKTRLALEIAERLADAFDDGAHLVELASVTDPDRVASAIVASLRLQEPPGRTPLDLLTGHFRERRTLLVLDNFEQVIAAAPLVASLLRACPTLTVLVTSRAPLQVAGEREFPVAPLALPSLTPATTLAQI